The sequence CTTGGCATTACACATGCCTCAATCAGTGTATTTCCGACCTCATCAATTTTTCACTCACATGTTCATGCATGACCTGAGGGATCTTAGGCACATTCTGACCAATATGTTTGCCCTCTGGATGTTTGGATCCGCTATCGAAAATGTCTGGGGAGGTAAAAGGTTTCTCTCTTATTATTTGATTACAGGTCTTGGTGCCGCTGCACTTCACTTAGGAGTCTCGGAGATTGAATTCTTTAATGTGATCAAATACCTGTCTTCAAATCAGATTGCTGTTCTGTACTCGACAACCCGAGATCAGCTCATTTCGCAAAATGGATTTGCAAATGAATTAATGAATAAGGGATGGGGACTTCTAAACCAACAAATGGTAGGGGCATCCGGGGCTATTTTTGGTATTCTCATGGCTTTTGGAATGATGTTTCCAAACAATCGAATCTTTTTCATCTTCTTCCCCATACCGATTAAAGCTAAGTATTTAGTTGCGGGATTTGGGATTTGGGAACTTTATCGGGGGCTTTCGAATAACCCTGATGGTATAGCCCATTTTGCGCATCTTGGCGGGATGCTGTTCGGTTATATACTTATCAGGTATTGGCAAAGAAACCGAACGCGTTTTTAGTGCATGGCGCTATTGGATGACATAAAATTCCAGTTCAGAACGGGGAATATTCTGATGCAGTTGATCTACGTCAACAGCGGGATTTTTCTGCTGATGATGATCCTGCGCCTAATTTTCTTTCTCGTTGGAAGTCCGTCAACTTACGACCTGATAGAGCATTATCTCTCAGTTCCCTCCTCGCCTACGTTGCTGCTTTTCCGTCCGTGGACGCTGATCACGCACATGTTCGTGCATGCGGGATTCCTTCACATCCTGTTCAATATGCTTTGGCTGCAGTTCGGTGGCACCATCTTTCTCAATTTCTTGGACAGCAAAAAACTGTTCAGCACCTACATCCTCGGTGGACTTTCGGGAGCATTGCTGTTCATCTTGGCCATGAATCTGTTCCCAGCATTTTCGGGTATTGCAAGCGTGGCGCTGGGTGCTTCGGCTGCCGTATTGGCCATTGTGGTTGCTGCGGCAACGATGGCACCAAACTATTTGGTGCGCTTGGTACTTATTGGTCCTGTAAAACTGAAGTACATCGCATTGGTTTCCGTTCTGCTTGATGTACTGATGATCCCATCCGGCAATGCAGGTGGACATTTGGGGCACTTAGGCGGGGCGCTTTTCGGGTTCATCTATGCTTCGCAACTGAAAAGAGGAAATGACCTGACGGTCGATTTTCTGAAGCCGATATTCTGGCTCAGAGACCATCTTCCATCCCGCAGAAAAAAGAAGATAAAAGTGGTTCACCGAAGGGCGAAAACGGATGCTGAGTTCAATGAGGAGAAACAGACCACGCAGGAGCAGGTGGACGCAATTCTGGACAAAATCAAGCGTTCGGGCTACGACAGTCTTTCTCAGCGGGAGAAAGAGATCCTTTTCAAGGCCAAAGACAAACTATGATCTCAGAACGGACGAAGAAGCGAGGTCTCTTTGAGAGACTCATGCTGGTAATCAACGTCTTTGTGCTCATTGGTCTGCTTCTATCCTATTTGGCGGGAATCATCAGTCCGGCCAAGTTCTGGCCACTGGCATTCGTAGGAATGGCCTACCCCGTACTGCTGATCGCAACCGTTTTCTTTACAGTCTACTGGATGCTGAACCGAAAGTGGATGCTCTTTCTGAACATTACGTTTCTGCTCCTTAAATGGGATTACGTACAGGAAACGGTACAGTTCCGCACATCGCCACCTGCGAGTTCGGAGAATGGAATGAAAGTGATGAGTTTCAATGTACGGTTGTTCGATCGTTTTGACTGGTTGAAAGACAGAAACACCAAAAAATCCATCTACCAATTCCTGTTTGATGAAAAACCGAACATTCTCTGCATTCAGGAATTCTTTTTCGACCACCGAAAGGGTGCAACACCAGTTGATACCTTACTGAATGTCAGTACGTTGAACTATATGCATGTGGAGAAGAACAGAGCTCCAGCCAAATGGAAGAGTTTTGTGGCATTGGCTACTTTCAGTGAGTATCCAATTGTTCAGAAAGGGGTCGTTTTCTTCGACATGGAACACAACAATATGGGCATGTTTACCGATGTGGATGTGGAAGGTGACACGATCAGAATTTACAACGTTCATCTGCAAAGCATTGGACTGCAAGACAAGGATTACGCGCTTTTGGATCAGCTGATTGAGGAACGGGTGGTACAGGATTCCAAAGAAGGAAAGCAGTTCATTCAGCAGATGGTAGGTGGCTTTAAGAAACGCGCAGACCAAGCGGATAAGGTCGCTGAGCATGTTCGGAATTCCCCTTATCCCGTCATTGTATGTGGCGATTTCAATGATGTACCTACCTCCTACGCCTATCAGACCATTCGCAAAGGTCTGGAAGACACGTACACAGAATCGGGTTCAGGAATCGGGGCAACTTACGTGAGGTTGCCGCTGTTCAGAATCGACAATATTCTCCATTCGGAAGACCTTATCGCCACCGAGCATATTGTTCACCCTCAAGTGATGTCCGATCACTTGGCCATCTCCTCAAATCTCACGTTCAGGACGAAATAAATAATAAACCTACGTTAGACTCTTTGAACAACCACTAAATGCGATCTCTATTAATTGTCCTCTGCCTCACCCTATCGACAGTCTATGCTCAAAAAGGAACCAAGCAGCTAAAACTCAACGATAAACGGACCGGCATCTCTGAAATTTTCAGGGTATCAAAATATGATGAAACGAAAAAAGCAGGAGCTTACAAGTATCTCTATTTGGGTAATGTCCAGGCTGAAGGAAACTATGTTGAAAATCTGAAACAGGGTTTATGGGTTTTCCGTCCCAACTCAGATTTCCGTATTGAAGGGAGTTATGAGAACGACAAGAAAGATGGCACTTGGAAATACTACAACAATGAGGTGCTCACAGCAGTGATACACTTCAAGGAAGGTAAAAGAGATGGAATTCAGACCAGCTACTTTCCCAATGGGAAAGTGGCCACCGAAAACACGAAGGTGGCCGGTACTACCGAAGGCATCAGTAAATCATATTACGAATCTGGACAATTGAAAGAAAGCACCACTTTTTCAGGGGGTGAGAAAAATGGAGAATGCAGGTCCTATTGGGAAGACGGCACGCTGATCTATGCTATCGAATACTTTCATGGACAGCCTATCACATTGATAAGTCAGCAGTCGGGGAATTTCCCCCTGTTCTATGAAGGCGATCTAAAGGATGGAAATGGGTCACTGATTCTTTATAGCTCAGACAATGGAAACAAAATAAAGGTTGCGGAACGTAATTATCGGGACAGCGTTCTTGACGGGCCGGTCATATACAATTCACAAGTTGAATTCGCCAACTCATTTACTGGTCAGTACAAAAATGGATTCATGGTTGGTGAATGGATATTCAAAAATGACGAGCGCTCTTACCGGGAAAAGAAGACATATTCGCTTATTGACAGTTTGAAACATGATGCGGAAGTGAATTACACTAAAAGTCTGGATGACAGATTTGCAATTATTGAGGAGATGCCATGCTTCGGACCGAACAAAAGTGATGCGGATCTTCTGAGGTACGTAGGACACGCGGTCAACTATCCTTCTTATTGTAAAGAAAATGGCATTGCTGGAGTTGTGTATGTTAGCTATATTGTTGGGATTGACGGCTTGCCATATGATGTGAAAGTTGTAAAAGGGGTTCACCCTTTGATTGATGCGGAGGGAATCAGAGTTTTAGAGGGCTTACCATACTACCAGCCTGGGCTTCAATCTTACATGCCAGTTCCTGTTCAGTTCACAATCCCAATAAGGTTTGCGCTCAATTGAGTTTTTTGCGAACAGATTTCAAACTCAACCCGTTCATGGAATTGGAACCAAGACCTGAAATGTTCTTGTGCACGAAACGTAGCACCTGATCATAGAACAACACCACAACCGGTGCCTCGGCCACAATGATGCTGTCCATTTGAGCGTAGTAGCGGTAGCGCAGGCTGTCGTTGGTAGTGGCAAGTGAAGTTTCGTACAAACGGTCGTACGCCTCGCTGGAGAAGAGCGTGTAATTCGGCCCGTTTGGCGTGAAGTTCTTCGAGTAGAAAAGCGACAGGTAATTCTCCGCATCCGCATAATCCGCGATCCACGATTTGCGGAAGAACGGCACCTGCGAATTGGCCACCAGCGCGCCATGCGTTGCTCCTGGATTCACCTCGATGGTGAGCTTGATACCGACCTCCTGCAACTGATGCTGGATGTACTCGCAAAGATCCAAATACTGCGATGTGGTATAAAGGGGAATCTCGGGCAACCCTTCCCCATTCGGATAGCCCGCCTCGGCCAACAGTTCCTTTGCCTTTTTAGGGTTGTACTCATAGCCGCTCACGCGGAATTCCTCTCCGGGCAATCCTGTTGGAAGAAAGCCATGCACACCAGGCGAACCGATGTTGTTTCGGATGTACCGCATCATCTTCACACGGTCGAAACCATAATTTATAGCCTGCCTTAACTTTTTATTATTCAACACATTAACAAACCCATCTGCAAGCGTATCTTTCAATAAAAATCCCAAATACTCTGTATTGAGAAACGGCTCCGATTGCATCACGATCCTGTCCTTCATTTCGGGTTGCAAATGTCCGTTGGGCGTAATGAGCGCATCCTTGTAACTGCCATCCTCCAAGCCCGAAAGCATGTCGAGATTCCCTTTCATGAACTCCAAGAAAATGGACTGCGGATCGGGGATGAACGAGATGCCGACCGCATCCAAATAGGGCAGGCGATCGCCCGAACCATCACGCTCAAAATAGCTCTCATTCCTGTGCAGAACGAGTTTCACGCCCTCGTACCAGTCCCAGTACTGGAACGGCCCCGTTCCCACAGGATGTCGTGCGAAATCCTTGCCCAATGCTTCGGTCACTTCTTTGGGCACCACCGAGCAGTATTGCATGGACAGAATGCCCAGGAACGGAGGGAAACCATGGCTCAGATAGATCTCAAGCACCGTATCGTTCAGTGCCTTGAAACCACCTTCCTTTTCCACATCCACCGCATTGAAGATCCATCGGCCAGGCGATAGCGTCTTCTCATCCAGAATGCGCTTGAAACTGTATTCGAAATCAGCGGCCACCACGCTCCTGCCCTTTCCTTCGGCAAAGAGTTCGTGGTCGTGGAATTTCACATCCTCGCGAAGCACAAACCGATACGTGAGCCCATCTTCGCTTATCTCCCAACGCTTGGCAATGCACGGCTGCACCTCCATGCGTTCGTCCAACTGCACCAGACCATTGAACAGTTGGCCAGTGGCCCAGATGTTTCCCATGGTGCGCGATTGCGCGGGGTCGAGCGAAGTGATGCCCTTGCTCTCGTTGTAGCGGAAAACCGTTTTATCGGAATGCTTTTCTCCTCCGCCACAGGCAGAAAAAAACAGAGCAACGATCAACAGAAGCCAATGGGAACGCATTCGGACAAATATAGACGCCATAGCCCACGATTTATATCGTAGTCTGTGGTGCCATGCTCCTTTTGTTTTCCAACATT is a genomic window of Flavobacteriales bacterium containing:
- a CDS encoding rhomboid family intramembrane serine protease translates to MNQQIRPGGYSLLPPVVKNLIIINGLFYLGAITLTRNGFPIEDYLALHMPQSVYFRPHQFFTHMFMHDLRDLRHILTNMFALWMFGSAIENVWGGKRFLSYYLITGLGAAALHLGVSEIEFFNVIKYLSSNQIAVLYSTTRDQLISQNGFANELMNKGWGLLNQQMVGASGAIFGILMAFGMMFPNNRIFFIFFPIPIKAKYLVAGFGIWELYRGLSNNPDGIAHFAHLGGMLFGYILIRYWQRNRTRF
- a CDS encoding rhomboid family intramembrane serine protease, with translation MALLDDIKFQFRTGNILMQLIYVNSGIFLLMMILRLIFFLVGSPSTYDLIEHYLSVPSSPTLLLFRPWTLITHMFVHAGFLHILFNMLWLQFGGTIFLNFLDSKKLFSTYILGGLSGALLFILAMNLFPAFSGIASVALGASAAVLAIVVAAATMAPNYLVRLVLIGPVKLKYIALVSVLLDVLMIPSGNAGGHLGHLGGALFGFIYASQLKRGNDLTVDFLKPIFWLRDHLPSRRKKKIKVVHRRAKTDAEFNEEKQTTQEQVDAILDKIKRSGYDSLSQREKEILFKAKDKL
- a CDS encoding ABC transporter substrate-binding protein — encoded protein: MASIFVRMRSHWLLLIVALFFSACGGGEKHSDKTVFRYNESKGITSLDPAQSRTMGNIWATGQLFNGLVQLDERMEVQPCIAKRWEISEDGLTYRFVLREDVKFHDHELFAEGKGRSVVAADFEYSFKRILDEKTLSPGRWIFNAVDVEKEGGFKALNDTVLEIYLSHGFPPFLGILSMQYCSVVPKEVTEALGKDFARHPVGTGPFQYWDWYEGVKLVLHRNESYFERDGSGDRLPYLDAVGISFIPDPQSIFLEFMKGNLDMLSGLEDGSYKDALITPNGHLQPEMKDRIVMQSEPFLNTEYLGFLLKDTLADGFVNVLNNKKLRQAINYGFDRVKMMRYIRNNIGSPGVHGFLPTGLPGEEFRVSGYEYNPKKAKELLAEAGYPNGEGLPEIPLYTTSQYLDLCEYIQHQLQEVGIKLTIEVNPGATHGALVANSQVPFFRKSWIADYADAENYLSLFYSKNFTPNGPNYTLFSSEAYDRLYETSLATTNDSLRYRYYAQMDSIIVAEAPVVVLFYDQVLRFVHKNISGLGSNSMNGLSLKSVRKKLN